Proteins encoded within one genomic window of Candidatus Woesearchaeota archaeon:
- a CDS encoding 50S ribosomal protein L11, with translation MAKDTVEALIEGGKATAAPPLGPALGPMGLNIGQVIADINKKTAGFKGMQVPVKIIIDKSTKEYTITVGTPPASALILKEAHLEKGSGNPTEFVADVRIENIIKVAKMKEDALLGKDLKQKIKEIMGTCDSMGVMIEGKRAREAIKDVDAGRFDKEIKEEKTELSAEEVQQMEDERKKLEEEIKHKRAEFEATAKSIISSMEGKSKSEIRSKLKEAKIPLTIINELAPEEKKAAEGDAKPAAAPKK, from the coding sequence ATGGCTAAGGATACAGTGGAAGCATTGATCGAAGGCGGAAAAGCGACAGCTGCGCCTCCATTAGGGCCAGCATTAGGCCCAATGGGACTCAATATAGGCCAGGTCATAGCTGACATAAACAAGAAGACAGCAGGCTTCAAAGGCATGCAGGTGCCTGTCAAGATAATAATCGACAAGAGCACAAAAGAATACACGATCACAGTAGGCACCCCGCCTGCATCAGCGCTCATCCTGAAAGAAGCCCACCTTGAGAAGGGATCAGGGAACCCGACTGAATTCGTGGCAGACGTAAGGATTGAGAACATCATCAAGGTCGCAAAGATGAAGGAAGACGCCCTCCTCGGGAAAGATCTCAAGCAGAAAATCAAGGAGATCATGGGTACATGCGATTCCATGGGTGTCATGATTGAAGGAAAGAGGGCCCGCGAGGCAATCAAGGATGTGGATGCCGGCAGGTTCGACAAGGAGATCAAGGAAGAGAAGACAGAGCTCTCAGCAGAAGAGGTCCAACAGATGGAAGATGAGAGGAAGAAACTCGAGGAAGAAATCAAGCATAAGAGAGCAGAGTTCGAAGCGACGGCAAAATCAATAATCTCATCAATGGAAGGCAAATCCAAGTCTGAGATCAGGAGCAAACTGAAAGAGGCAAAGATCCCGCTGACAATAATCAATGAGCTGGCGCCTGAAGAGAAGAAGGCAGCGGAAGGGGATGCCAAACCTGCAGCAGCCCCGAAGAAATAG
- a CDS encoding protein translocase SEC61 complex subunit gamma — MAEFWFKTKTYLAECWRVLKVTKKPTMLEFKTIVKVSGLGIIIIGLLGFIITMIKSTLFGG; from the coding sequence ATGGCAGAATTTTGGTTCAAGACAAAGACATATCTCGCAGAGTGCTGGCGAGTGCTCAAAGTGACGAAGAAGCCGACAATGCTCGAATTCAAGACGATAGTCAAGGTATCGGGCCTCGGCATCATCATAATCGGACTTCTCGGTTTCATAATAACCATGATAAAGTCCACATTGTTCGGAGGATAA
- a CDS encoding FKBP-type peptidyl-prolyl cis-trans isomerase, with amino-acid sequence MIKKGDFIEIEYSGYLDEEAGDSILFDTTIEKDAKEKGIHDEKMKYGPVIICVGEGMMLQGLEDALVGKDVGEHQIKLDAENAFGKKSAKLIQLISTSKFKKQNINPMPGLEVNIDGMMGTVKTVSGGRTIVDFNHPLSGKNVKYLVKVLGKIDDKAKQISSYITTLLRVKEESFVVSADGKNASVEFKKGIQLPHEVITEFEKKLRNITNLEVKITAKQDPEQEQKQEKKLEQKQEQKLEQKQEKKRDPREEQKGKGLSNTEEPEGLKE; translated from the coding sequence ATGATAAAAAAAGGAGACTTCATTGAGATAGAATATTCAGGATACCTGGATGAAGAGGCAGGAGACAGCATACTCTTCGACACAACCATCGAGAAGGATGCGAAGGAGAAAGGCATCCATGACGAGAAGATGAAATACGGTCCTGTCATCATATGCGTTGGAGAAGGCATGATGCTCCAGGGTCTCGAAGATGCGCTTGTCGGCAAGGATGTCGGCGAGCACCAGATCAAGCTAGATGCCGAGAACGCATTCGGCAAGAAGAGCGCAAAGCTCATCCAGCTCATATCGACGTCAAAATTCAAGAAGCAGAACATCAACCCTATGCCCGGCCTCGAGGTGAATATCGACGGCATGATGGGGACAGTCAAGACAGTGAGCGGCGGGAGGACGATAGTCGACTTCAACCATCCCCTATCCGGAAAGAATGTGAAATACCTTGTAAAGGTGCTCGGGAAGATAGATGACAAGGCAAAGCAGATCAGTTCTTACATAACTACACTGCTACGGGTCAAGGAAGAGTCGTTCGTTGTATCAGCCGACGGGAAAAATGCATCTGTCGAGTTCAAGAAAGGCATCCAGCTGCCGCATGAAGTGATAACAGAATTCGAAAAGAAGCTCAGAAACATCACTAACCTGGAAGTCAAAATCACCGCCAAGCAAGATCCGGAACAAGAGCAGAAACAAGAGAAGAAACTAGAGCAGAAGCAAGAGCAGAAACTAGAGCAGAAGCAAGAGAAGAAACGAGATCCGAGAGAAGAGCAGAAAGGGAAAGGCCTGAGCAACACTGAAGAGCCTGAAGGGCTGAAAGAATAG
- the ftsZ gene encoding cell division protein FtsZ, with protein sequence MIDAELEEVLSKQRATIKVVGCGGGGNNTINRMTEIGISGAETVAINTDAQDLLYTSADKKLLIGKETTRGLGAGSNPKIGEEAAKENEHDIKSAIAGADMVFITCGLGGGTGTGSAPVVAEVAKKLGSLVVGIVTMPFAMEGARRYENAVLGLEKMESLVDTLIVIPNDKLLELAPDLPLHTAFKVADEILTNAVKGIAELVTKAGLVNLDFADIRAVMGNGGVALIGVGESDTENRAIDAVEKALNNPLLDVDITGANGALINVAGGPDMTLEEARRIVETISEKLDEDARVIWGAQISEDLSNVIRTLLIITGVKSSQIFGQRTVRRKFKKDIENELGIEFVD encoded by the coding sequence ATGATCGATGCAGAGCTTGAGGAAGTGCTCTCCAAGCAGAGGGCCACAATAAAAGTGGTCGGATGCGGAGGAGGAGGCAACAACACAATCAACAGGATGACTGAGATAGGCATCTCCGGCGCTGAGACCGTCGCCATAAACACCGATGCCCAGGACCTGCTCTATACATCAGCTGACAAGAAACTGCTCATAGGCAAAGAGACCACAAGAGGCCTCGGAGCCGGATCAAACCCAAAAATAGGCGAAGAAGCGGCAAAAGAGAATGAGCATGACATCAAGTCCGCAATAGCAGGGGCGGACATGGTATTCATCACATGCGGCCTCGGCGGAGGCACAGGAACAGGCTCAGCGCCTGTGGTCGCAGAAGTGGCGAAGAAGCTCGGTTCACTAGTGGTGGGAATCGTGACAATGCCTTTCGCGATGGAAGGCGCAAGGCGATATGAGAATGCAGTGCTCGGGCTTGAGAAGATGGAGAGCCTCGTCGACACACTGATAGTCATACCAAACGACAAGCTGCTTGAGCTGGCCCCGGACCTCCCGCTGCATACTGCGTTCAAGGTGGCAGATGAGATACTCACAAATGCAGTCAAGGGGATAGCAGAGCTGGTCACAAAAGCAGGGCTGGTCAACCTGGATTTCGCGGACATCAGGGCCGTGATGGGCAACGGAGGGGTTGCGCTCATCGGCGTCGGCGAGAGCGATACAGAGAACAGGGCGATAGATGCTGTGGAGAAGGCGCTCAACAACCCGCTGCTTGATGTCGACATAACAGGTGCCAATGGTGCGCTCATCAATGTGGCAGGCGGACCTGACATGACGCTCGAGGAGGCCCGCAGGATCGTGGAGACCATATCAGAGAAGCTCGATGAGGATGCAAGGGTGATCTGGGGCGCCCAGATATCAGAGGACCTCTCGAATGTCATAAGGACACTGCTCATAATCACGGGTGTCAAGTCAAGCCAGATATTCGGGCAGAGGACCGTGCGCAGGAAATTCAAGAAAGACATCGAGAATGAACTCGGGATAGAATTTGTGGATTAG
- a CDS encoding zinc-ribbon domain-containing protein, which yields MSKVVTRCPKCRAKISEEDIVCPKCGADVA from the coding sequence ATGAGCAAGGTTGTCACAAGGTGCCCGAAATGCCGTGCAAAGATTAGCGAAGAGGATATTGTCTGTCCGAAATGCGGCGCTGATGTTGCCTGA
- a CDS encoding (d)CMP kinase: MIITVSGTGGSGKSSVAKILASKLGYAHASIGDLQREIAREKSISILELGELEAKDRKIDALIDEKQSRLGERENIVIDTWLGAHFIPHAFKVFIDADLAVRVDRRVKQKREEESFEDKNEAMKSLKAREEINRERWIRYYGFDYLDKSNYDLIIDTTHRTAEEVAKAILDKIDEAAPKRNWPKRNR, encoded by the coding sequence ATGATAATAACTGTCAGCGGAACAGGCGGATCCGGAAAGAGCTCGGTGGCAAAAATTCTTGCATCCAAACTCGGATATGCGCATGCATCCATCGGGGACCTGCAGCGCGAGATCGCGCGCGAGAAGAGCATCTCGATACTGGAACTCGGAGAACTTGAGGCCAAAGACAGGAAAATAGACGCCCTGATCGATGAGAAGCAGTCAAGGCTCGGAGAGCGGGAAAATATCGTCATCGACACCTGGCTGGGGGCGCATTTCATACCACACGCATTCAAGGTGTTCATAGACGCAGACCTTGCAGTAAGAGTCGACAGACGGGTGAAACAGAAAAGAGAAGAGGAAAGCTTCGAGGATAAAAATGAAGCCATGAAAAGCCTGAAAGCCAGAGAAGAGATAAACAGGGAGCGCTGGATAAGGTATTATGGTTTTGATTATCTTGACAAGAGCAACTATGACCTTATCATCGACACGACACACAGGACAGCGGAAGAGGTCGCGAAGGCAATCCTGGACAAGATAGATGAGGCTGCTCCAAAAAGGAACTGGCCAAAAAGAAACCGCTGA
- a CDS encoding transcription elongation factor Spt5 yields the protein MEAEQAEQKADTHLYALRTTANREDQVLDFVSTNAEKKGLNVFSLVRPHGMRGYVFVEAATRQDAEQATTGIPYARGILPKEIDYKEIEHMLEQVKVQMNVKQNDIAEIISGPFKREKCKVTRINRQKEEVVVELLEAAVPIPITVKMDAIKVIRRDDETGEEE from the coding sequence ATGGAAGCAGAGCAAGCAGAACAGAAAGCTGACACCCATCTTTATGCCTTGAGGACCACAGCGAACAGGGAAGACCAGGTCCTTGATTTCGTATCGACAAATGCCGAGAAGAAAGGGCTGAACGTATTCTCGCTCGTCAGGCCCCACGGGATGAGGGGGTATGTGTTCGTGGAGGCTGCGACAAGGCAGGATGCAGAGCAGGCCACCACAGGAATCCCTTATGCCCGAGGTATCCTCCCAAAAGAGATCGACTACAAGGAGATCGAGCACATGCTTGAGCAGGTCAAGGTGCAGATGAATGTCAAGCAGAATGATATCGCAGAGATCATCTCAGGCCCGTTCAAGAGAGAGAAATGCAAGGTCACCCGTATCAACCGGCAGAAGGAAGAGGTTGTTGTCGAGCTTCTTGAGGCAGCAGTACCCATCCCTATCACTGTCAAGATGGATGCCATCAAGGTCATCAGAAGGGATGATGAGACAGGGGAAGAGGAATAA